A stretch of Deltaproteobacteria bacterium DNA encodes these proteins:
- a CDS encoding DJ-1/PfpI family protein has translation MAEPQLKQLGVVLFPGFELLDVFGPVEMFGNLTGVLSVAMVAQRQGAVASAQGPAVVADYGFDNCPHLDLLLVPGGIGTREEIDNQAMLDWLAQRVAAAEIAMTVCTGTALFARAGVLDGRRATTNKMLFNWVAAQGPRVDWVKEARWVEDGKFVTASGVSAGIDMALAVIARISGEPMSTMLAVATEYEWHRDAAWDPFAKLHGLV, from the coding sequence ATGGCAGAGCCGCAGCTGAAACAATTGGGGGTAGTGCTCTTCCCCGGGTTCGAATTGCTCGACGTGTTCGGGCCGGTCGAGATGTTCGGCAACCTGACGGGCGTGCTCAGTGTCGCGATGGTGGCACAACGACAGGGAGCGGTCGCCAGTGCACAGGGTCCGGCGGTGGTTGCCGACTACGGCTTCGACAACTGCCCGCACCTCGATTTGCTGCTCGTGCCCGGCGGCATCGGTACCCGCGAGGAGATCGACAACCAGGCGATGCTTGACTGGCTGGCGCAGCGTGTCGCGGCGGCCGAGATCGCTATGACCGTGTGCACCGGCACCGCGCTATTTGCCCGCGCCGGCGTGCTCGACGGCCGGCGCGCGACCACCAACAAGATGCTGTTCAACTGGGTGGCGGCGCAAGGACCGCGGGTGGACTGGGTCAAGGAAGCCCGCTGGGTGGAGGACGGGAAGTTCGTGACCGCCTCGGGAGTGTCGGCTGGCATCGACATGGCACTGGCGGTGATCGCACGAATCAGCGGCGAGCCCATGAGCACGATGCTCGCTGTTGCCACCGAGTACGAGTGGCACCGCGACGCGGCCTGGGATCCCTTCGCGAAGCTTCACGGCCTGGTCTGA